The stretch of DNA CAGCCGCCACCGTAGCCGTTGATGAAGTAGAAGAACAGCATCATGAAGGCACCAAAGAAGGCGGCGGTCCTCGTGAGGACACCGAGTATCAGCCCGAGACCGATGGCGGTTTGCCCAAGCGGTACCGCCACGTTGACGAACGCCAACAGGATGCCGTCGCTGAACGGCGTGACGAAGGGGGCGAGAATCGTGCCCTGAGCGGCTCCGCCGACGAACCAGCTGGCGTCGAAGGGCCACGCCCAGATTTTGTCAAGGCCAGCGTGGAGCATCCACCACCCGGCGGTCAGCCGGAGCAGCAGGATCCAATACGACAACCAGGCTCCCGAGACCGAGAACGACGTCTCGGTTCCGAGAAAATTCGTACGGATGGATTGAGTTGACATGGCATACTTCACCTCACGGCTGATTTTGTCAGATGTAGTAAAAAAGATTGATGGTGTTCGTGATTTCTAAGAGTCGGGGCTCATTTCAGGAACGCGGATATCCGAGGTGAGTTGGATGATTCTCAAGAAGGAATTCGGTCACCCTCAACGCACTGATTGTGTGCTGGGGCA from Haloarcula salinisoli encodes:
- a CDS encoding DoxX family protein, which codes for MSTQSIRTNFLGTETSFSVSGAWLSYWILLLRLTAGWWMLHAGLDKIWAWPFDASWFVGGAAQGTILAPFVTPFSDGILLAFVNVAVPLGQTAIGLGLILGVLTRTAAFFGAFMMLFFYFINGYGGGWANGMVTGELLGIMVFGTIVALGAGGVLAVDNRLREMELFENTRLRKLLG